A region of the Ranitomeya imitator isolate aRanImi1 chromosome 10, aRanImi1.pri, whole genome shotgun sequence genome:
AGTGTCCAATATTGTGATCCCACATGAGCGCAGTAATAGATCGCCATTTATCGTCACAGAGCTCTGATCTCAGAGGGTTAACGTTTAACCCTTTCCATGGTGCACAGAGTCCGGTGAATATTCTCGTTAACGCCCTTTTACTAAACTACAAGCCAATCCGAACAATGTGAGCTAATGAAATGGCTGGATTGGGATTTCGGACGACTCCACCCAGTGGAGTGTATAAAAAGCCAGGGAGCAGCAGTTTGTGCTTCAGAGCAGACAGCCATAGGAGTTCCTAGTTCTTGCTTCAACAGTGCTTGAACGGAATAGGAATCCTCCTCATCTCCAGAACTTCATCTTATTCCCTGTGAAGGAagcaactactaccaccatcatcatcatgagCTCCCAGATCCGCCAGAACTACCATCAGGACAGCGAGGCTGGAGTCAACCGCACTATCAACCTGGTGCTTCAGGCTTCCTACACCTACCAGTCCATAGTGAGTATGAGCCGCGTTGCCAGGGCTTTTAATTCCTAATATATAATGTCTCTAGATTCCAGATTCCGTCCATGACTAATGTAATTCCCCAGTGATTGCTGACCCTCTGATTATAGGTGCAGAACTAAGTTTTGACTAGTTTACTTCTTCTGATGGAAACGTATCTTCTTATCCGCTGTTCCGATAACTCTTCCCAAACCTTCCAGGAGGACTAGTTATCGTCCTATCTGCGCTACTGACATTCTTACATTTTCCTCTTCTGGCAATAGGGCCTAGACATCTGTCAAGGTCACTAACTTTATGTGTGGACCTGATTAGTGTGGCTGGACTTGCAAGAAAGTGTCTACAATGCAGGATCTCCACATTTTGGTTCCTCACGCTATCACTTTTTCCAACACTGCTGTCAATAGaaacttttctcttttttttgtcgtAGGGATTCTTTTTTGACCGGGACGATGTGGCGCTGGCCAAGTTCTCCAAGTTCTTCCGTGAGCAGTCTGAGGGAAAGCGAGAACAGGCCGAGAAGCTTCTGAAGTTCCAGAACAAACGTGGAGGACGGATTGTTCTCCAGGATATCAAGGTAAGAATGTCTGAGACTCCTAGACCTTGTGGAATTGGATAGATGTATATTATTCCCTGCAGATGTTTAGTCCTCAACAGCTCGTGTTTTCAGGAGTTCTTTAAGTAGGGCCAAGGTGATCATTACATCACCTGGACAATACGAATGAaaccatgatctgttggtggctcttgaggactggcgtAGGGGGAACATTGATCTTGGATTGTTTTCATGGCTAGAAGTTGTTCTGCCATTAATGCAATAGCTTAATTGTTTTAGAAACCGGAGGCTGATGACTGGGGCAATGGCACCAATGCTATGGACTATGCCCTGAAACTTGAAAAGGGTGTAAATCAGGCTCTGCTGGACCTCCACAAGATCGCTACCAACCATGCGGACCCTCATGTAAGTGACTATCCTATAACGTACATAATACCACATGATTCGTAAATATTCTTGAAAAAACGTTTATGGATCTATTGTGACCTCAATATTGTGCTGTTCCTGACCACCCAACTACTGTGTCATCCCCCCCTTTAATGGGGGTGTTAAATACTGTCTCTACTGAAAAGGAGAAGAGCGACAGTTGTCAAATTGGTGACGTTCTTGTGCCTCTAACATGTTTTCACAAGGGGTCTTGATATTTTCAGAAGGATGTCCATGTGCCAACACTCGTTCCATAATCCCCTTGGCATGACACATATATATCTCTaacactaccccccccccccccacacacacacacacatcttgtTTGGGCCTTCTTCCACTTGGTTCCTCCACCTTGTATTAAGGCCAGTCATgctgcctgcaaaaaaaaaaaaaaattacgcccTTGAGAAACCATCAGCCCTCTGTCTGATCTGTTACACCTGGGCCCAAACATCCTGCAAGGTTTCATGATCCAACATCCTTCCATATGAAAGTCCTGCCCGTGTTGTAAGATATAGGTGGTGCTCCACGTTATCTGACcaccacgctcgctcatcactagacttcTCCCCTCTGAACTTTAGATCTGTCCTCCGTTCAGTCTCTGTTGCATTGACGTTCAGCAGATTGGACGATGTTGTGGTTCAGGGAAGCTGCTCACTTGTCAGACTTTGTCTATGACACTTTGTTTGGGGGACAACTTTTCCATTGGCCGTTACCAGTGACTTGACTATGTAATAAAATGGCTCCTGTCCATTCCCCATACAGATGTGTGACTTCCTGGAGGACGAATATCTGGAGAAGGAAGTGGAGCTGATGAAGAAACTGGGAGATCACATTACTAACCTGAAGCGTGTGAAGGCGGCAGAAGCTGGCATGGGAGAATATCTGTTTGACAAGCTGACCTTGGATGACTAGTGTGTGGTCTCCTATACCGGAGCTGTAGTGTGACAGTCGGGGCTTTGGGGTGAGGGATTTGCTCTAAAAAGTCAGAAATAAAAATAACGTGCAGCAAACATGgtctagccagctcaccaaccagaccatagatgattgagcacggagatgcgtccagaccgagacgccaagcagcagcaatatacgaaaacgtggaaactccagctcaaaaaatggtgaaaatctttattagtccatcttcatttaaaaggacatccttacaggttactaaggacaccggtggttacatgaatgtaggcaacacgtttcgatcacgcaggatcttattcatgcccatatacattccacgtttggtcttgcttatatatatactatggaccTATCACATATTCCATTGAAATCACATGATAAATAAACATGGTCTTGTGTGGCGTAAAAACTACTTCCATAGGACACATCAATTTGGAAACTGTTGGGGAACCATGAGGTGTAATACATGGGGTGCAGAgatgggacagttctgccttgtCTGGGTGTTGTTGTGTGGAGAGAGGCATCTTATAAAGAGATTCAGGAATAATCTccttattaggccggtttcacacgtcagtggctccggtacgtgaggtgacagtttcctcacgtaccggagaccctgactcacgtagacacattgaaatcaatgtgtctctgcacatgtcagcgtgttttcatggaccgtgtgtccgtttggaaaacacggagacatgtcagtgatcgtgggagcgcacggatcacacggacccattaaagtcaatgggtccgtgtaaaacacgtaccgcacacggatgttgtccgtgtgccacagcgctactgtaagcgctgtcccccccgcgtgtggtgctgaagccccattcatttctctccagcagcgtttgctggaaagaaggaatgaataattatttttttttttaatttttttgtttttaaaataaagttgccagtaatctgccccctccccccccactggcattaaaatacttacccagctccctcggcgcttacatcctctcagcgtcgctgcttgtcctgtatgagcggtcacgtggtgccgcacattacagtgatgaatatgcggctccacctcctataggggtggagccgcatattcattactgtaataagcggcaccacgggaCCGCTCatgcaggacaagcagcgacgctgagaggatgtaagcgccgagggagctgggtaagtattttaatgccagtgggggGGGGGTACAGATtactggcaactttattttaaaaacaaaaaaacaaacaaaaaaatgcaaacgctgctgggaagaagggatgaataccggcttcagcaccgcacgcaggggacagcgcttaactctagcactgtctcctgcacggtccgtgtggtcctcagtcggcacatggctgccgcactgatgttcaacgtaagcacacggacacggataattctggtaccggaattatctggacgtgtgagactggccttagtttGGAACGGTTCTTGGTGGTGAATATGCTTTTTTAATCAGAGAAAGCAGAAGGATGTAGGCGTACAGTGGTCAGGAGAAGATTAAGCTCCTAAAGAAGGTAATGACAGATTTGTGGTACAACTTTTGTATAAGGCAACAGGTTAACTTAATGGGGCGGTCCAGAttaaaactacaagtctgcagtcactctgacttGTGAATGCTCACATTGCGCATTGTGTTCTCCAGCGGTGGGAGCAGGTGGTCCTACACTAGGACCAAGTATCTGACTCGTTCTGATGACCACATGTAAGCAAATCATCTTACCCTGACACCTGAGAATCCTCAGAGCACGATGTGAAGCTTCATAAGTGTACAGTCACATGGAAAAACATCTAGAATGGAGTCCTCAGAGTTTGATATCCACTGGCTATCAtgataccaagatatatatcttcctATACCAGTCACATGGAGTGAAGCAGACTTGTTTTAGCCTGGACAGtaactttagtaagggcagttacCTGGTATTGGTAAGAAAATAAATATACAAATTCAGGCAATGTTATACAACccctggaggatgttcattcagtgtttaattttgtagaaaataaaacagatcacagacatggcacaaaactaaagtcttttcaaatggcaactttctggctttaagaaacactaaaagaaatcaagaacaaaaaaaaaaaaaagtggtagtcagtaattgttatttttaaccaagcataggggaaaaattatggaaatcactcaattctgaggaaaaaaaaaaaaattatggaatcaccctgtcatacccaaaataacacctgcatcaaattagatctgctcgttactctacatctaaaaaggagtgatcacaccttggagagctgctgcaccaagtggactgacatgaatcatggctccaacacgaaagatgtcaattgaaacaaaggagaggattatcaaactcttaaaagagggtaaatcatcacgcaatgttgcaaaagatgttggttgctcacagtctgtgtctaaaatctggaccaaatacaaacatgggaaggttgttaaaggcaaacatactggtcaaccaaggaagacctcaaagcgtcaagaccggaaactaaaagcaatatgtctccaaaacaggaaatgcacaacaaaacaaatgaggaacgaatgggaggaaactggagtcaacgtctgtgaccgaactgtaagaaaccgcctaaaggaaatgggatttacatatagaaaagctaaacgaaagtcatcattaacacctaaacagaaaaaaacaaggttacaatgggctaaggaaaagcaatcgtggactgtggatgactggatgaaagtcatattcagtgatgatataaaggcacagatgattggcctcggggagaccaaaacatccaacactgcggagacaccatcacgtgtttctcaacgcagtgattccagaacactgcccccatcccttatgggaaatatgcagatgcaggtaaagaagctgcggagacaccatcacgtgtttctcgacgcaagcagtgaatagccaggcctttccccgggaaggaagaaccataagggatgggggcagtgttctggaatcactgcgttgagaaacacgtgatggtgtctccgcagtgttggatgttttggtctccccgaggccaatcatctgtgcctttatagcctttttactaggcactgctcctaatagccagattcctactccacactgatgaggggcaaacaccccgaaacagctgtctgtggatggataccatgcttggcataggtggctttccttcataggatgctgcccttcccgtggttcttccttcccggggaaaggcctggctattcactgcttgcgtcgagaaacacgtgatggtgtctccgcagcttctttacctgcatattcagtgatgaatcgcgcatctgcattgggcaaggtgatgatgctggaacttttgtttggtgccgttccaatgagatttataagatGACTgcttgaagagaacatgcaaatgtctacagtcattgatgatatggggctgcatgtcaggtaaaggcactggggagacggctgtcatcacatcttcaataaatgcacaaatttatggtgatattttggacacttttcttatcccatcagttgaaaggatgtttgggggatgaagaaatcatttttcaagatgataatgcctcCTGTCAGAGCAAAACCTGAAAACTTTCCTTGAAAAAagccacataaggtcaatgtcatggctgcaaatagtccggatctcaatccaattgaaaatctttggtggaagttgaagaaaatggtccatgagaagaatccaacctgcaaagctgatctggggacagtaatcagagaaagttggagccagattgatgaagagtcctgtgtgaccctcattaagtccaggccccagagactgcaagctgttagaaaagccagaagtggtgcaacaaaatactagtgatgtttgagggtttgtttgttttttcatgattccataatttctcagaattgagtgattccataattttttcccctatgcttggttttaaaaaacaaaacacaacaatcattactgactaccacattttttgttcttcattacttttagtgtttcttaaagccagaaagttgctatttgtattgactttagttttgtgccatgtctctgacctgtttaattttgtagaaaaaaaaaaaacaaacaaaaaatcctccaaggccggtgactaCATAATATTTGCCAGGGGTTATACAAGTAGAATTACGCAAGCTAAAGGTGTATCCCCTGTAGGGTTGAAGAACTTTGTAGTGTACACATTATTGGCAGTGACCATTAACCTTCGGATACATACTGAGAATAGGCATGAAAGGTATTGCCCTGTAGGACTTTACATACATTGCAATTAGTGATCTGCTAGTTTAGATCGTATACGATTGCTGGGGTGCGTGACCACCACTCTCCCAGACAGCGAATGTTGGTGATTGGACATGCAAGACTTTGTAATCCCGATTCTTGTGATTGGTAGGGGTCCCAGCGGTGTTCCCCCCTACAGATCAGACCTATATGGGTTATCGATAACCTGATCTCTTTACTGCCATGAGAAGAGTTAAAAACCATCGCTACTAATGGTGGTTCAAGATTCCAGCTGCGCCATTCATTCTCCAGGGGAAAGAGAATATGCCAAAGACAACTGTACTCCAACAACTTGGAAGATGTGGTCTAGGAAAGATATCTGAGAAACACTTATCTTTTCTACAAGTCACTTGGTAGGTCTGACAGCAAGACAGGAGTCTGCCACCATGTATCCAGTAATGGCTGATCTCCATATACACAAGACTAGAACCAACCATAGATCTCCATCACTGCGCCCCACCACTGATCGACAGCCTTCTCCCTATTACAGGGtgcctgtcagcacagaatgactggtcAGACCAAGCCCAGGCGCCACACTTCATGGTGTGACCAGACATTTAAAGACCCCTTCCAGCTGGTGGGAAGGTGCACTATTAGGCCGTGATGGACCAAACGCCTGGCTTGAGCAGTCATTTTGTATCGACAACAATCCCAGTCTGACTATAGACTTACAAGCCTATAATGGTggcgtgtacagcaccatggatgcGGAAGGACCATTGTCTGAAACAGCAGATGGCGAATTGTTACATTTGTATGTTTTGTGCAACTTCTGCCTTTTGTCACTGCTTCCACACATTTCTTCCTGCAGGGGCTGTGCGCCATTCCCCCCGCAACAAGGTCTGAGAGATGGAAGTTGCAACGATTTGCTATAAATTCTCCATATGAGTAACTAAATTTATTCTGAATTTTAACACCTAGATTAAGTCAATATCAAACGTCCAACTCAC
Encoded here:
- the LOC138651198 gene encoding ferritin light chain, oocyte isoform-like: MSSQIRQNYHQDSEAGVNRTINLVLQASYTYQSIGFFFDRDDVALAKFSKFFREQSEGKREQAEKLLKFQNKRGGRIVLQDIKKPEADDWGNGTNAMDYALKLEKGVNQALLDLHKIATNHADPHMCDFLEDEYLEKEVELMKKLGDHITNLKRVKAAEAGMGEYLFDKLTLDD